One genomic segment of uncultured Desulfobacter sp. includes these proteins:
- the murJ gene encoding murein biosynthesis integral membrane protein MurJ, translating into MAHFIKKAASISSITLISRILGMIRDAVIAFIFGAGTVSDAFFIAFRPFDLIRKMMSDGILSISFIPLFAEQFAQNKKDQVAAMFLNALFFISIAGALLVGLGIYFAPFLIDLFAPGYNAGSYSHTLSCLLFRVMMPYMFILFFLALSMSVLHARENFYVPAATPVLFNLCIITAAVLFADRFTPKSVVLAFGVTIGGIVQLAFQLPSLARLGMFDFKAFVRVHPHIKKALITLGPSMIGAAAFQINLLVAGLTASNLDPGAVSYLNYAERLVQFPLALVASPVATVLLPMLSAMAGRRSLEAGRHSGWVPGFAFFDQTQQIRDFSLLFDAGIRMVFFLIIPAIAGIIALNRPIVLLLFGRGAFDLAAVDQTGQCLVFMVLGLWAVAGTRLFVAFHYALYNIRLPFMAGVVSIGCNVLLCRFFVESMGVTGLSLAVSLSAVAGFILLAVSGPFGIQGRAVLVCACRAVFMSVIMFFMVRWIWGFWSDCSRIIQAAGLVVSIAAGAGAYLLAARLTSNPEMAMLTRNFLKQK; encoded by the coding sequence GTGGCCCACTTTATTAAAAAAGCGGCATCTATCAGTTCGATTACATTGATTTCAAGAATACTCGGCATGATAAGGGATGCGGTCATTGCGTTTATATTTGGTGCAGGAACGGTTTCTGACGCTTTTTTTATTGCATTCAGGCCCTTTGATCTGATTCGAAAAATGATGTCTGACGGCATTTTAAGCATCTCTTTCATCCCGTTGTTTGCAGAACAGTTTGCCCAAAATAAAAAAGACCAGGTCGCAGCCATGTTTTTAAATGCCCTGTTTTTTATATCCATTGCCGGGGCGTTGCTGGTCGGTTTAGGGATCTATTTTGCGCCGTTTTTAATAGATCTTTTTGCCCCGGGATATAATGCCGGTTCCTATTCCCATACGTTGTCCTGTCTGTTGTTCAGGGTAATGATGCCCTATATGTTCATTCTTTTTTTTCTGGCTTTGTCCATGAGCGTCCTCCATGCAAGGGAAAATTTTTATGTGCCTGCTGCTACGCCGGTTCTGTTCAATCTTTGTATTATTACGGCAGCAGTGTTGTTTGCCGACCGGTTCACGCCAAAGAGTGTAGTTCTGGCCTTTGGGGTAACCATCGGCGGCATTGTTCAGCTTGCGTTTCAACTTCCAAGCCTTGCAAGGCTTGGCATGTTTGATTTCAAGGCCTTTGTCCGGGTGCATCCCCATATAAAAAAGGCCTTGATTACCCTTGGTCCTTCAATGATCGGTGCCGCGGCTTTCCAGATTAATTTACTGGTGGCGGGACTTACCGCCTCAAATCTTGATCCAGGCGCTGTTTCTTATCTTAATTATGCCGAACGTCTGGTTCAATTTCCTTTGGCTTTGGTGGCATCTCCCGTTGCCACGGTTTTGTTGCCCATGCTCTCTGCAATGGCCGGCAGGCGTTCTCTGGAAGCCGGGAGACATTCCGGGTGGGTGCCGGGATTTGCATTTTTTGACCAAACCCAGCAAATCCGGGATTTCAGTCTTTTATTTGATGCCGGTATCCGCATGGTCTTTTTTTTAATTATTCCTGCAATAGCCGGCATCATCGCTTTAAACCGCCCCATTGTTTTGTTGCTGTTCGGTAGAGGGGCCTTTGATCTGGCCGCGGTGGACCAGACCGGTCAGTGTCTTGTTTTTATGGTACTTGGGCTTTGGGCGGTTGCCGGGACCCGGCTTTTTGTGGCATTTCACTATGCGTTGTACAATATCCGGCTGCCGTTTATGGCCGGCGTTGTTTCCATTGGGTGCAATGTTTTATTGTGCCGGTTTTTTGTGGAGAGCATGGGGGTGACAGGACTTAGTTTGGCCGTATCCCTGTCTGCTGTAGCCGGATTTATCCTGCTTGCCGTTTCCGGGCCCTTTGGTATCCAAGGCAGAGCAGTACTGGTTTGCGCTTGCAGAGCAGTTTTCATGTCTGTTATAATGTTTTTTATGGTTCGATGGATATGGGGCTTCTGGTCTGACTGTTCAAGGATAATTCAGGCAGCAGGCCTTGTTGTCAGCATCGCTGCAGGGGCTGGCGCTTACCTGTTAGCGGCCCGTCTTACATCGAATCCGGAAATGGCAATGCTCACAAGGAATTTTTTAAAACAAAAATGA
- a CDS encoding rhodanese-like domain-containing protein: MILKQDIIGCFFLLSISAMISFGVNAFSPNGIALMGQWDPDQGVIMAGANKTHAVDVLQINNPLKVKRLVESGTVVVLDVRWPEIYDQGHIPGALNFPLDDFEEDEKALLSKIIPEDEILVYCSGVTCHDSHTFATRLVEMGFTHVAVYAGGFAEWEEMGFDVAVQGTAP, from the coding sequence ATGATTCTTAAACAAGATATTATAGGGTGCTTTTTTCTTTTGAGCATCAGTGCAATGATAAGTTTTGGCGTTAATGCGTTTTCCCCCAACGGCATTGCCCTCATGGGCCAGTGGGATCCGGATCAGGGTGTGATCATGGCTGGGGCAAACAAAACCCACGCCGTTGATGTTCTGCAGATCAACAATCCCCTTAAAGTTAAACGATTGGTGGAATCCGGGACAGTGGTCGTACTTGATGTCCGCTGGCCCGAGATTTATGACCAGGGACATATTCCGGGGGCATTGAATTTTCCGCTGGATGATTTTGAAGAAGACGAAAAAGCACTGTTGTCAAAAATAATCCCCGAAGATGAGATCCTTGTGTATTGTTCAGGTGTGACCTGCCATGATTCCCATACGTTTGCAACCCGTTTGGTTGAAATGGGCTTTACCCATGTGGCGGTTTATGCCGGCGGGTTTGCTGAATGGGAGGAAATGGGATTTGATGTGGCCGTCCAAGGAACTGCCCCATGA
- the lptE gene encoding LPS assembly lipoprotein LptE: MNKCITWLMVVSSLLIGPGCGYQLAGGGFIQDDVTRVSVAIFENKSTESRAGISFTNELIREITAKTDTIVVDAANATRKISGIVQSITFSTLSRSSSEDVTERQVNARVDVVLTGGGGKILWSVKNFSATESYEVSSSTVDDDANKREAVDLIAERVAERLVSQMTNNF; this comes from the coding sequence ATGAATAAATGTATTACATGGCTGATGGTGGTCTCTTCTTTGTTGATTGGTCCGGGGTGTGGATACCAGCTGGCTGGCGGTGGTTTCATTCAAGATGATGTCACCCGGGTCTCTGTGGCTATCTTTGAAAACAAAAGCACCGAATCCAGGGCCGGGATATCTTTTACCAACGAACTTATTCGGGAAATCACCGCAAAAACAGATACCATTGTTGTGGATGCCGCCAACGCCACCCGCAAAATATCAGGTATCGTTCAATCTATCACCTTTTCCACATTGTCCAGATCTTCTTCGGAAGACGTTACGGAAAGGCAAGTCAATGCTAGGGTCGATGTGGTTTTGACCGGGGGCGGGGGAAAGATTCTATGGTCAGTGAAGAATTTTTCAGCCACGGAATCTTATGAAGTATCAAGCAGTACCGTGGATGATGATGCCAATAAACGGGAGGCGGTTGATCTCATTGCCGAACGTGTGGCCGAACGCCTGGTCAGCCAGATGACAAACAACTTTTAA
- the rpsT gene encoding 30S ribosomal protein S20, which yields MANHKSAKKRAKQNQVRRMRNKSVKTALKTLEKKLRAAKEAGENTEELMKKTQSAIHKAAKKGVVHKKTASRKISRLFKFANA from the coding sequence TTGGCGAACCATAAATCAGCAAAAAAACGCGCAAAACAAAATCAGGTCAGACGGATGAGAAACAAATCCGTAAAAACCGCCCTTAAAACCCTTGAAAAGAAACTTCGTGCAGCTAAAGAAGCGGGTGAGAACACCGAGGAACTGATGAAAAAGACCCAGTCAGCCATTCACAAAGCGGCTAAAAAAGGTGTTGTTCACAAAAAAACTGCGTCAAGAAAGATCTCCAGACTGTTCAAATTTGCGAACGCATAA
- a CDS encoding septum formation initiator family protein yields MIRTEKIGLYLAMGGAVILLFMFFFSTRGVMDYSRLKSKQELLEAQAAIAGSQNLKMEKEILKLKTDIEYIKHLAKHEHEMAAQNEMVFKEKSKN; encoded by the coding sequence ATGATTCGTACTGAAAAAATAGGCCTTTACCTGGCTATGGGCGGGGCGGTAATCCTCTTATTTATGTTTTTCTTTTCCACAAGAGGGGTCATGGACTATAGTCGGCTTAAATCTAAACAGGAGCTGCTTGAAGCCCAGGCTGCCATTGCCGGCAGTCAAAATTTAAAAATGGAAAAAGAGATATTGAAACTTAAAACAGATATTGAATATATTAAGCACCTGGCCAAACATGAGCATGAAATGGCTGCCCAGAATGAAATGGTTTTCAAAGAAAAATCCAAAAATTAA
- a CDS encoding YkgJ family cysteine cluster protein has protein sequence MTAIIDDSCQNAFKDVLKDQFREKIYNGFIDDAILSVLKDVMSYAHDIVDVLERSNQSPAVACGPGCSYCCHSQIHVLPIEALLILSFINESFTEKQILLLMDRIEQRLQRTQGKSPSTLFSVKDELPCIFLENGMCSIYQVRPFICRAWNSMDSSLCKEIFNSGNFDDEIESSSARNFVFESSRSLFADFGRQLNLEMVSFEMTRAIFNCLKTTDPLLLWLSGQDILNVNIPNEPASSQVESSGEHQFFEADSNKTVQTLPVSREQEYIDYFYGKYKSRLAGYASAGNHSQVLSFVFQNVYGNSIGVIALNEVVSPNRTVQIHHLSAFVLQSGNGKLMLLELCRKADCFNIRLSANPAFSPNEKFSHRDFKVLSTWYEQFGFKGDSALCRMPRQG, from the coding sequence ATGACAGCAATCATAGATGATTCATGCCAAAATGCATTCAAAGACGTTCTGAAAGACCAGTTCCGGGAAAAAATTTATAACGGTTTTATCGATGACGCGATTCTTTCCGTTTTAAAGGACGTCATGTCTTATGCCCATGATATTGTTGACGTTCTTGAACGTTCAAATCAAAGCCCTGCTGTGGCGTGCGGACCAGGCTGCAGCTACTGCTGTCATTCCCAGATACATGTGCTGCCCATTGAAGCCTTGCTTATTCTGTCCTTTATTAATGAAAGTTTTACTGAAAAACAGATTCTTTTGCTCATGGACAGAATTGAGCAGCGACTTCAACGGACCCAGGGAAAATCCCCTAGCACCCTTTTTTCAGTCAAGGATGAATTGCCCTGTATTTTTTTAGAAAACGGGATGTGCAGCATTTATCAAGTCCGCCCTTTTATCTGCCGTGCATGGAACAGCATGGATTCATCTCTTTGCAAAGAAATTTTTAATTCAGGAAATTTTGATGATGAGATTGAGTCCTCGTCTGCCAGAAATTTTGTATTTGAATCCTCCAGATCTCTTTTTGCTGATTTTGGCAGGCAACTCAACTTGGAGATGGTTTCTTTTGAGATGACTCGGGCTATCTTTAACTGTTTGAAAACAACTGACCCATTGCTGTTATGGCTTTCAGGACAAGATATTTTAAATGTAAACATCCCCAATGAGCCAGCATCGTCACAGGTGGAGTCCTCTGGTGAGCATCAATTTTTTGAAGCAGATTCAAATAAAACGGTACAGACGTTACCTGTATCCCGGGAACAGGAATACATTGATTATTTTTATGGTAAATACAAAAGTCGTCTTGCCGGGTATGCTTCTGCCGGGAATCATTCACAGGTCCTTTCGTTTGTTTTTCAAAATGTTTACGGAAACTCCATTGGTGTCATCGCCTTGAATGAGGTTGTTTCCCCAAACAGGACCGTACAGATCCATCACCTAAGTGCCTTTGTTCTCCAAAGCGGCAACGGTAAATTGATGCTTTTGGAATTGTGCCGTAAAGCTGACTGTTTTAATATTCGGCTCAGTGCTAACCCTGCTTTCAGCCCCAATGAGAAATTTTCGCACAGGGATTTTAAGGTGTTAAGCACCTGGTATGAACAATTTGGTTTCAAAGGGGATTCAGCTCTGTGCCGGATGCCCAGACAAGGATAA
- a CDS encoding formylglycine-generating enzyme family protein: protein MRLKFLFAIPFFLLIFVLINGSLISDAFAQNFFINKIGMKFVLIPAGSFIMGSPNSEKGRQRDEKQHKVIITKSFYMSETEVTQGQWNRLVYPNPSSFKLGKYYPVDTVSWYDAIEFIRFLNKREGTRKYRLPTEAEWEYACRAGSQTAFATGDVTTFSCKEAEAALVDHAWYCFNSGGFSPAGDFKPHPVKLLKPNKWGLYDMHGNVQEWVQDACEWRTIWTAGTGTLTRTYVDGITDPLETKGEHRVVRGGGWFQNSKYQRCAYRTNYKPVARRNSLGFRIVREQ, encoded by the coding sequence ATGAGGTTAAAATTCTTGTTCGCTATACCGTTTTTTCTTTTGATTTTCGTGTTGATTAATGGATCTTTGATTTCGGATGCATTTGCCCAGAACTTCTTTATCAATAAAATCGGAATGAAATTTGTTCTTATTCCGGCAGGGTCTTTTATTATGGGAAGCCCTAACTCAGAGAAAGGACGGCAAAGAGACGAAAAACAACACAAGGTGATTATCACCAAAAGCTTTTACATGTCAGAAACCGAAGTAACCCAGGGTCAATGGAACCGCCTTGTATATCCGAACCCGTCATCCTTTAAGCTGGGCAAATACTACCCTGTGGATACCGTGTCCTGGTATGATGCCATTGAATTTATAAGGTTTTTAAACAAGAGAGAAGGCACCCGTAAATACCGGTTGCCCACGGAGGCGGAATGGGAATATGCCTGCCGGGCCGGCAGTCAAACAGCCTTTGCTACAGGGGACGTGACCACCTTTTCCTGCAAGGAAGCGGAAGCAGCGCTTGTTGATCATGCCTGGTACTGCTTTAATTCCGGTGGCTTTTCGCCGGCAGGGGATTTCAAACCCCATCCGGTCAAACTTCTTAAGCCCAACAAATGGGGGCTGTACGACATGCACGGCAATGTTCAGGAATGGGTCCAGGATGCCTGTGAATGGCGTACCATATGGACTGCGGGAACCGGAACCCTTACCCGGACCTATGTTGATGGCATTACAGACCCTTTGGAAACAAAAGGTGAGCACCGGGTGGTCAGGGGCGGTGGATGGTTCCAGAACAGTAAATACCAGCGATGTGCCTACCGCACAAATTACAAGCCCGTGGCTCGCCGCAACAGTCTTGGATTCAGAATCGTCCGGGAGCAATGA
- a CDS encoding MauE/DoxX family redox-associated membrane protein, translating to MKNRFLSKFKFKNCADPASMGLGRQTGIIEWALRLFLGCTFIFSSWHKIVSPDQFATIVYGYDVFPHQVINVLAIVVPFVELVCGISLITGLLKRSGLLLINAMLVGFILLISFNLIRGHEFDCGCFSLGETKGTWSSIWLLVRDFVMLGAGIYLFRLFNKRK from the coding sequence ATGAAAAATCGGTTCCTTTCCAAATTTAAATTCAAAAACTGTGCTGATCCGGCATCCATGGGTTTGGGGCGGCAAACAGGCATCATTGAATGGGCACTGCGTTTGTTTCTGGGATGCACGTTTATTTTTAGCTCCTGGCATAAAATCGTGTCACCGGATCAATTTGCCACAATTGTGTACGGCTATGACGTTTTCCCCCACCAGGTTATAAATGTGTTAGCCATTGTTGTGCCTTTTGTGGAGCTTGTCTGCGGTATCTCCCTGATAACCGGTCTACTTAAGCGTTCGGGTCTTTTATTAATCAATGCCATGCTGGTGGGCTTTATTCTTTTGATCAGTTTTAATTTGATACGGGGTCATGAATTTGACTGCGGATGCTTTTCTTTGGGGGAGACCAAAGGGACCTGGTCCTCAATCTGGCTGCTTGTCAGGGATTTTGTGATGCTCGGGGCTGGGATCTATCTTTTTAGGCTGTTCAATAAAAGAAAATAG